Genomic DNA from Jonesia denitrificans DSM 20603:
TCGGGACCACTAACCCGCGCGGGGTTGCGGCCGCGATCCCCAAATTCACGTAATGCTTGTAGACAATCGTTTCATCCTCATCAAGCCACGACGCATTAATTTCCGGGTGTCGGGCCACGGCAAGAAGCAACGCTTTCGCCGTGATAAGCAGTGGGGTAACACGCACATCCGCGAACTCACGGTCAGCGCGCAACCGCTCCACGAGTTTCATGGTTTTGGTGACATCCACGGTGTGGAACACTGTGACGTGAGGTGCCGTAAACGCACTGGTTACCATCACCTCAGCGGTGCGGCGGCGCACCGAACGCACCGGAACCGCTGTTTGGCGCCCATCCGGGCTGACCACACCAGAAGCAAGCCATGGCGCATCTGCGACTGTTTCCTCAGTGACCGGTTCATGGCCGGGTGCATCTGCGGTCGCTACCGATCGGGCCGGTGTCACCGGAGCCGACTGCCCGCGACAAGCACGCTGACCTGACGATGCGGACTGCGCCGAATACGCCGTCAACCGTGACGTGTTGGTTCGCTCATGCGCGGCCATGACGTCTTCCCGCGTGATAATTCCGCCCGGCCCGGTCGGAGCCACAGCGGACAGGTCCAACCCCAGTTCCTTGGCCAACTTCCGCACCGGAGGTTTCGCACGAACGGCTTCCGCACCAGCAGGCCGGTTCACCGTCAACGTGTCACGACTTGGGGCAACCGCCTGAGTGTGCGATGCCTGCGCAGCAGGGGCACGGCGGGCACGACGGGTTGTCGCCCCGTGCACAGTGCCATAGCCCACCAGCACCGAGCCGCTGTCACTGTCAGCTTCACCTGCAGTTTCTGGCGCATCAGCACCGGCACCCGCCACATCGGCACGTTCGGGTGAAGCAGTTGCCGGCACCGGGGCACCAACAGACTCAGGGGACGAGTCAGACGCTGCTGGTTGCCCATCAGGGTCAGTGTCCACCACCATAATGACAGTGCCCACCTCCACCACATCACCCTGATCACCATGAATTTCGGTGACCACACCAGTGAACGGGGACGGCAAATCAACCAACGACTTCGCGGTTTCCACCTCAAGGATCACCTGATTCACGGTGACCGTGTCGCCCACGGCAACATGCCACTGGACAACCTCCGCCTCAGTGAGCCCTTCACCAGCATCAGGCATACGAAACTGTTCAAACGTGGGCATGACACCTGTCCTTGGAACGTTGGGGATTCACACTACGGGGATGCTCAGTGAGCAAGAACTCGATCAACCGCATCCAGCACGCGGTCCAAAGAAGGCAGGTACTCGTGTTCAAGTTTCGCCACCGGGTAAGGATGATGGAACCCACCCACACGGAGCACCGGCGCTTCCAACTCATAAAAGCACTGTTCAGTGACTCGGGCTGCGATCTCAGCACCTAACCCTAAGTAGGTCACCGCTTCATGAACAACAACACAACGCCCGGTGCGCTTCACCGACTGCACAATGGTCGCAGTGTCCAGGGGGGACACAGCCCGCACGTCAATGACCTCCAGGCTCACCCCCTCCTGGGCGGCAGCTTCCGCAGACCGTAACGCCGTCGCTACGGTCGGCCCGTACGCCACCACAGTGACATCAGTTCCAGGGCGGGCAACCACAGCACGATTCAACGTGTCCGCACTGCCTGCCGGCTCCACACCAAGATCAACAGGGCCCTTCTCCCAATACCGGCCCTTCGGCTCAAAAAACAGCACCGGGTCCGGGCTGGCAATCGCCTCCTGAATCATGACAAAAGCATCCTGAGGCGACCCAGGTGACACCACCCGCAACCCCGGGGTGTGCGCAAACAACGCCTCCGGGCTTTCCGAGTGGTGCTCCACCGCACCAATCCCCCCACCAAACGGCACCCGAATCACCACAGGAACAGACAACCGTCCCTGCGACCGGTAATGCATTTTGGCTAACTGCGTGGTGATCTGGTCATACGCAGGAAAAATAAACCCATCAAACTGGATCTCCACCACCGGACGGTACCCGCGCATCGATAAACCCAACGCGGTCCCCACAATGCCAGATTCAGCCAGCGGAGTATCCACCACCCGGTGTGCACCAAACTCAGCCTGGAGTCCCTCAGTGACACGGAAGACCCCACCTAAGGCGCCAATATCCTCGCCCATGAGCATGACTTTCTCGTCACGCCGCATCGCCGCGCGTAACCCCTCCGTGATCGCTTTCGCGAACGGAAGCCGCTGCGTCGATGTCTGAGCTGACGGCACCTGCGAGGCAACAGCGGTCACTGGGCGTCTCCTTCACCATCAACAAATGACTCCTGGTAACGGGTAAACCAGGCACGATCTTCCTCAACCAACGCATTGGGTGACCCATAGACGTGGTCAAACATGCTGGTCACCGGCGGGGCTTCTAAGCTGCGCACATACCCGCGCACATACTCGCCGAACCCTT
This window encodes:
- a CDS encoding alpha-ketoacid dehydrogenase subunit beta, which translates into the protein MTAVASQVPSAQTSTQRLPFAKAITEGLRAAMRRDEKVMLMGEDIGALGGVFRVTEGLQAEFGAHRVVDTPLAESGIVGTALGLSMRGYRPVVEIQFDGFIFPAYDQITTQLAKMHYRSQGRLSVPVVIRVPFGGGIGAVEHHSESPEALFAHTPGLRVVSPGSPQDAFVMIQEAIASPDPVLFFEPKGRYWEKGPVDLGVEPAGSADTLNRAVVARPGTDVTVVAYGPTVATALRSAEAAAQEGVSLEVIDVRAVSPLDTATIVQSVKRTGRCVVVHEAVTYLGLGAEIAARVTEQCFYELEAPVLRVGGFHHPYPVAKLEHEYLPSLDRVLDAVDRVLAH
- a CDS encoding dihydrolipoamide acetyltransferase family protein, with amino-acid sequence MPTFEQFRMPDAGEGLTEAEVVQWHVAVGDTVTVNQVILEVETAKSLVDLPSPFTGVVTEIHGDQGDVVEVGTVIMVVDTDPDGQPAASDSSPESVGAPVPATASPERADVAGAGADAPETAGEADSDSGSVLVGYGTVHGATTRRARRAPAAQASHTQAVAPSRDTLTVNRPAGAEAVRAKPPVRKLAKELGLDLSAVAPTGPGGIITREDVMAAHERTNTSRLTAYSAQSASSGQRACRGQSAPVTPARSVATADAPGHEPVTEETVADAPWLASGVVSPDGRQTAVPVRSVRRRTAEVMVTSAFTAPHVTVFHTVDVTKTMKLVERLRADREFADVRVTPLLITAKALLLAVARHPEINASWLDEDETIVYKHYVNLGIAAATPRGLVVPNVKNAHRLSLKGLAQGIADLTATARAGKTSPTDMSDGTITITNVGVFGIDTGTPILNPGESAILAFGAIRQQPWVHKGKIKKRWVTQLALSFDHRLVDGELGARVLADIAKVLEDPSHGLVWA